Proteins encoded in a region of the Enterococcus gilvus ATCC BAA-350 genome:
- a CDS encoding tyrosine-type recombinase/integrase: MANFVKRGKSWQYEISYKKKDGKYAKLRKSGFRTKADAKAEAAEMELELHKGYNPDMKNMLVSDYFATWMKNYKKDEVSERTYGCYRDTLNNIKKYLPTTSLSDLTKKDYQEMLNEFAETHAKATTKRFHTHFRAMMLDALDNKIVLNDVTRKPVIKGKVETKKASEKFLELVELKRLIRDFEGRLDPRYTSPYLIILGSATGARFSELEGLTWDDIDLDNQLIDINKTWILNQGFAPTKNLSSNRIIDIDNHTNDLLKNYKKEQKELFEELKIDNESNLVFFNYRDGVISSNAVNKELKKVQGQLDIKQPITFHGLRHTHASILLTQEIDLISIAERLGHKDTSVTQEVYSHILDELKRKNRPKIARAIDNIYHFESYKNCDIGKNVETNFVPKLLKADTV; encoded by the coding sequence GTGGCAAATTTTGTAAAACGAGGGAAATCATGGCAATATGAAATTTCTTATAAGAAAAAAGATGGTAAATATGCAAAACTGCGCAAAAGCGGATTTCGTACAAAAGCCGATGCCAAAGCAGAAGCTGCTGAAATGGAGTTAGAGTTGCATAAGGGATACAACCCAGATATGAAGAATATGCTAGTTTCGGATTACTTCGCAACCTGGATGAAGAACTATAAAAAAGATGAAGTCTCGGAAAGGACTTATGGATGTTACAGAGATACCTTAAACAATATAAAAAAGTACCTACCAACGACTTCACTCAGTGATTTAACAAAAAAAGACTATCAAGAAATGCTAAACGAATTTGCTGAAACTCATGCCAAAGCTACCACAAAAAGATTCCATACTCATTTTAGAGCTATGATGCTCGATGCTTTAGATAATAAAATTGTACTTAATGATGTAACCCGAAAACCTGTAATTAAGGGGAAAGTAGAGACGAAGAAAGCCAGCGAAAAGTTTTTGGAACTGGTTGAGCTGAAAAGATTGATTCGTGACTTTGAAGGAAGATTAGATCCAAGGTACACCTCTCCTTATCTAATTATTTTGGGAAGTGCAACTGGAGCTAGATTTTCAGAACTAGAAGGTTTGACTTGGGATGATATTGATCTCGATAATCAACTAATTGACATAAATAAAACATGGATACTTAATCAAGGTTTCGCGCCGACAAAGAATCTGTCGTCAAATAGGATTATTGACATTGATAATCACACTAATGATTTACTGAAAAATTATAAGAAGGAACAGAAAGAATTGTTCGAAGAGTTAAAAATCGATAATGAGAGCAACTTGGTTTTTTTCAATTACCGGGATGGAGTCATTTCTTCCAATGCAGTTAATAAAGAATTGAAAAAAGTACAGGGTCAATTGGATATCAAGCAACCTATTACTTTTCACGGTCTGCGCCATACCCATGCTTCGATTTTACTCACACAAGAAATAGATCTAATATCCATTGCTGAACGGTTAGGTCACAAAGATACATCGGTTACTCAAGAAGTTTACTCGCATATTTTGGATGAATTAAAAAGGAAAAATCGTCCAAAAATAGCACGAGCGATTGATAACATTTACCATTTTGAATCATACAAAAATTGTGATATTGGAAAAAATGTTGAGACAAATTTTGTGCCAAAACTTTTAAAAGCTGATACTGTATGA
- a CDS encoding DJ-1/PfpI family protein, which yields MKKILLLLADGFESYEASVFTDVFGWNLFEGDRTTSLVSVGMHPTLACTWGYSCIPMKQLKEIQLEEFDALAIPGGFEEAGFYKDAFNEEFLSVIRWFDQKNKPIASICVASLAVAKSGVLKDRFGTTYRFKNNPRQDQMEEMGVKVKREERIVKDRNIITSSSPETSLDVAFLLLEKMTSRENMLKVKERMGFSV from the coding sequence ATGAAGAAAATTTTATTGCTTTTGGCCGACGGCTTCGAATCCTATGAGGCCAGTGTATTTACAGATGTTTTTGGGTGGAATTTATTTGAGGGCGATCGAACAACTTCGCTTGTTTCGGTGGGGATGCATCCAACCTTAGCGTGTACGTGGGGCTACTCATGTATCCCCATGAAACAACTGAAGGAGATTCAGTTGGAAGAGTTTGATGCGTTGGCGATACCCGGCGGTTTTGAAGAAGCCGGCTTCTATAAGGATGCGTTCAATGAAGAATTTCTATCAGTTATTCGCTGGTTTGATCAGAAAAACAAACCCATTGCTTCGATTTGCGTGGCCTCCCTAGCTGTCGCAAAAAGCGGTGTGCTAAAGGATCGTTTCGGCACGACGTATCGCTTCAAAAATAATCCGCGGCAAGACCAGATGGAAGAAATGGGCGTGAAAGTCAAAAGAGAAGAGAGGATCGTCAAAGATCGGAACATCATCACCTCCTCTTCACCAGAAACGTCATTGGATGTCGCCTTCTTATTATTAGAAAAAATGACTAGCAGAGAAAATATGTTGAAGGTGAAGGAACGGATGGGCTTCTCCGTCTAA
- a CDS encoding Lrp/AsnC family transcriptional regulator yields the protein MDETDKRILALLQKNARMSYSEIAQKVALSAPAVKEHITKLEDKGIIEKYTININYKKIEKSLTAFILFETVNCQAFREFCTDHPLVLENYRLAGTFSYLAKVVAADMEELEQFIDETMAFGRPSTHLVFSSSTNDFNDIKKTLET from the coding sequence ATGGATGAAACGGATAAAAGAATTCTCGCATTGTTACAAAAAAATGCCCGAATGTCCTATAGTGAGATTGCCCAAAAAGTTGCTTTGAGCGCCCCTGCCGTAAAGGAACACATCACAAAATTAGAGGACAAAGGAATCATCGAAAAATATACCATCAACATTAATTATAAAAAAATCGAAAAGAGCCTTACCGCTTTTATTTTGTTTGAAACGGTCAATTGTCAAGCTTTCCGTGAATTTTGTACGGACCATCCCCTCGTGCTGGAAAATTATCGGCTCGCGGGCACCTTCAGTTATTTAGCCAAAGTCGTCGCCGCGGACATGGAAGAGCTGGAACAATTCATTGACGAGACGATGGCATTTGGCCGTCCTTCTACACATCTCGTTTTTTCTTCATCAACAAATGATTTCAATGACATCAAAAAAACGCTAGAGACCTAG
- a CDS encoding quinone oxidoreductase family protein gives MKALYFETFGGSEVLQYGELPAPILKEEEVLVKVEYIGLNFADIYRRRGEYHIEKHEPYINGYEGAGVVVEIGAKVTSQKVGETVLFVDVPFANAEYVAVPSEQVIQLPKGVDSKLAASIGLQGMTADFLAHDLGKNAPGEKVFITGISGGVGQILSQMLVADGVEVYGSASSTEKQALALSHGVKHVFPSRENSWIESVIGAFATAYDGVGSTIQQSFDLIQHRGKVVFFGMAGGDPVNIDPVELMSESKSLLTGDLWDYLTSYEERKMRSQRLFNYFIEKKIAISEPTIFPLSEGKQAHEFLETGKSIGKVLLKP, from the coding sequence ATGAAGGCACTGTATTTTGAAACCTTTGGTGGCAGCGAAGTTCTGCAATATGGCGAACTCCCTGCGCCTATTCTGAAGGAAGAGGAAGTATTGGTAAAAGTAGAGTATATCGGGTTGAACTTTGCTGATATTTACCGTCGCCGCGGGGAATACCACATTGAAAAGCACGAACCCTACATCAATGGGTATGAAGGGGCAGGCGTAGTCGTGGAGATCGGCGCCAAGGTGACCAGTCAAAAAGTCGGAGAGACCGTATTGTTTGTCGATGTTCCTTTTGCGAACGCCGAGTATGTCGCTGTTCCCAGCGAACAAGTGATTCAATTGCCAAAAGGCGTCGACAGCAAATTAGCCGCAAGCATCGGTCTGCAAGGAATGACGGCTGATTTTTTGGCACATGATCTGGGGAAAAATGCGCCTGGCGAAAAAGTGTTTATCACTGGGATCAGCGGCGGAGTCGGTCAGATTCTTTCGCAAATGCTAGTCGCGGACGGTGTCGAGGTGTACGGCTCTGCTTCCTCGACTGAAAAGCAAGCGTTGGCTTTGTCTCATGGCGTCAAGCACGTCTTTCCGAGCCGGGAAAATTCTTGGATCGAGTCCGTGATCGGCGCCTTCGCTACTGCCTATGACGGTGTCGGCTCCACGATCCAACAGAGTTTCGATTTGATCCAGCATCGAGGAAAAGTCGTCTTTTTCGGTATGGCAGGAGGCGACCCGGTAAACATCGACCCCGTCGAATTAATGTCGGAATCTAAAAGCTTGTTAACGGGAGATCTGTGGGATTACCTAACAAGTTACGAAGAACGGAAAATGCGCAGCCAACGATTGTTCAACTATTTCATTGAAAAAAAGATCGCCATCAGCGAACCGACTATTTTTCCATTATCAGAGGGAAAACAAGCCCATGAATTTCTCGAGACAGGCAAAAGCATCGGAAAGGTCCTGTTAAAACCGTAA
- a CDS encoding ACT domain-containing protein: MKLVTLPQALSVYQVADLKTIDVTQQPLFIGVTDEEISLVSATDRVPADTLNREDDWRGLKIEGVLDFSLVGILAKIASLLADAQISIFAISTYNTDYILIKSDRYDDAVAVLQEGGYTVVK, encoded by the coding sequence ATGAAGCTAGTCACATTGCCGCAAGCGTTGTCCGTGTATCAAGTCGCTGACTTAAAAACCATCGACGTCACACAACAGCCGCTCTTCATAGGCGTCACAGACGAAGAAATCTCACTCGTTTCTGCCACCGACCGCGTTCCTGCTGATACGCTCAATCGGGAGGATGATTGGCGAGGTCTCAAGATCGAAGGCGTTTTAGATTTTAGCCTGGTAGGAATCTTGGCAAAAATCGCTTCTTTGCTGGCCGACGCTCAAATCAGCATTTTCGCGATCTCTACGTACAATACGGATTATATTTTAATCAAATCTGATCGTTACGACGATGCCGTTGCCG